The genomic interval GTTTTGAAAATGGTACTAATTCATGATATCGTCGAAATTGATGCTGGCGACACTTTTATTTACGATACATCGAAAAACCATACAAACACAGACGAAGAATTACTGGCCGCCAAACGGATTTTTGGAATACTTCCTCAGGAACAGGCGGAAGAAATGATAGCGATTTGGGAAGAATTTGAAGAAGGAAAAACGGATGAAGCAAAGTTTGCCAGATCTATGGACAGGCTGGAACCTTTGCTTCAGAATGTGTCTAATAATGGCGGAACCTGGCAGGAATTCGGTGTGGATTACAAAAAGGTATACAATAAAAAACAAATCATTGCAGAAGGATCTACCGAAATCTGGGCTTATGCAGAAAACTTAATCAACGAAAGTGTAGAAAAGGGAATTCTTAAAAAGGACGATACACTTTAATTACCTTTTTGATATTTTGTTCAAAGTAATGCTTCGTTGCAGATTACTTT from Dyadobacter sp. NIV53 carries:
- a CDS encoding HD family hydrolase translates to MQNENLLKQIEFIKEIDKLKYIQRRTKLLGSDRNENDAEHSWHLAMMAIILSGHSNVNVDVLKVLKMVLIHDIVEIDAGDTFIYDTSKNHTNTDEELLAAKRIFGILPQEQAEEMIAIWEEFEEGKTDEAKFARSMDRLEPLLQNVSNNGGTWQEFGVDYKKVYNKKQIIAEGSTEIWAYAENLINESVEKGILKKDDTL